Proteins encoded together in one Lathyrus oleraceus cultivar Zhongwan6 chromosome 5, CAAS_Psat_ZW6_1.0, whole genome shotgun sequence window:
- the LOC127081540 gene encoding F-box/FBD/LRR-repeat protein At4g26340-like, with the protein MVILRTEIMADRISEFHDSILCHILSFLPTKHAATTSILSKRWKSLWLSVLTLDFDCKSFQDMTYHGYSVHKLMLLRKSELPILSLRFNCNYWCPIQTQRDVTLFVSYVMNRGIENLNIHNDMKLPSSILSCKTLKVLKLKGIIVNGFSHQVDFPVLKILHLKRMSFERHELVVKLLSGCKILEELQTKFLYILKDSFVPEKEFDGLLPSLIKARISFEDYIIPVNLVRNVENLYMEQEQLICCTKLPMFHNLTHVKLKLFFNMWGWLQQMLEQCHKLQSLFGCEDQDEINDQSWKDPPTVPNCLSLHLRTCCLAYCRGTESELQFAKYIFQNSKILKTMKIKYNYNVDMKVKDQIKMELSSSAKGSTMCEVGF; encoded by the exons ATGGTGATACTTAGGACAGAGATAATGGCAGATAGAATCAGTGAGTTTCACGATTCAATTCTCTGTCACATTCTTTCTTTTCTTCCAACGAAACATGCTGCAACCACAAGCATCCTCTCTAAGAGATGGAAATCACTATGGCTTTCAGTCCTCACTCTAGACTTCGACTGCAAATCCTTCCAAGACATGACCTACCATGGATATTCTGTACACAAATTGATGCTCTTACGAAAAAGTGAACTTCCAATCCTTTCGTTACGTTTCAATTGCAACTACTGGTGTCCAATTCAAACCCAACGTGATGTTACTCTATTTGTTTCCTATGTAATGAATCGAGGAATAGAGAATCTTAACATTCACAATGACATGAAATTACCATCTAGTATTCTTAGTTGCAAGACCCTTAAGGTTCTTAAGTTGAAAGGAATAATAGTGAATGGTTTTTCTCATCAAGTGGATTTTCCTGTTCTTAAAATTCTTCATTTAAAGAGAATGAGTTTCGAACGGCATGAATTGGTTGTTAAACTTCTGTCTGGTTGTAAAATACTTGAGGAGCTGCAAACCAAATTTTTGTATATACTTAAGGATTCATTTGTTCCAGAGAAAGAGTTTGACGGCTTATTACCTAGTTTAATCAAAGCAAGAATTTCTTTTGAAGATTACATTATTCCTGTTAATTTGGTTCGTAATGTGGAGAATCTATATATGGAACAG GAACAATTGATATGTTGTACTAAACTTCCCATGTTTCATAATCTGACACATGTGAAACTTAAACTTTTCTTTAATATGTGGGGTTGGTTGCAACAAATGCTTGAACAATGCCACAAACTTCAAAGTTTATTC GGTTGTGAAGATCAAGACGAGATAAATGACCAAAGTTGGAAGGATCCACCAACTGTTCCAAACTGTCTTTCGTTGCACCTGAGAACATGTTGTCTTGCATATTGTAGAGGCACCGAATCTGAGCTCCAATTTGCaaaatatatttttcaaaattcaaaaatactAAAGACTATGAAAATTAAGTATAATTACAATGTAGATATGAAAGTAAAAGACCAAATAAAAATGGAATTATCTTCATCCGCAAAGGGCTCTACAATGTGTGAAGTTGGTTTTTGA
- the LOC127081541 gene encoding putative FBD-associated F-box protein At5g56700, with amino-acid sequence MADRISELHDSILCHILSFLPTKHAATTSILSKRWKSLWLSVLTLEFDCKSFKDMASFGYYIHKLMPLRKIELPILSFRFNCNYWCPIQTQCDVTLFVSYVMNRGIEKLNISGDMKLPPSILSCKTLKVLKLKGIIVNGFSHQVDFPVLKILHLKRMIFERHELLLKLLSAKEFDGLLPSLVRAKIYCHDYIIPLHLIRNVESLHMEQLRTWLHELQLQLCRGLQLVI; translated from the exons ATGGCAGATAGAATCAGTGAGTTGCATGATTCAATTCTGTGTCACATTCTTTCTTTTCTTCCAACCAAACATGCTGCAACCACAAGCATCCTCTCTAAGAGATGGAAATCATTATGGCTTTCAGTCCTCACTCTCGAATTCGACTGCAAATCCTTCAAAGACATGGCCTCATTTGGATATTATATACACAAATTGATGCCCTTACGAAAAATTGAACTTCCAATCCTTTCGTTTCGTTTCAATTGCAACTACTGGTGTCCAATTCAAACCCAATGTGATGTTACTCTATTCGTTTCCTATGTAATGAATAGAGGAATTGAGAAACTTAACATTAGCGGCGACATGAAATTACCACCTAGTATTCTTAGTTGCAAGACCCTTAAGGTTCTTAAGTTGAAAGGAATAATAGTGAATGGTTTTTCTCATCAAGTGGATTTTCCTGTTCTTAAAATTCTTCATTTAAAGAGAATGATTTTCGAACGGCATGAATTGCTTCTTAAACTTCTCTCTG CAAAAGAGTTTGATGGCTTGTTACCTAGTTTGGTCCGTGCAAAGATTTATTGTCATGATTATATTATTCCTCTTCATTTGATTCGCAATGTGGAGAGTCTACATATGGAACAG TTGCGGACGTGGTTGCACGAGTTGCAATTGCAGTTGTGTCGGGGACTGCAGTTGGTTATATAG